In Octopus bimaculoides isolate UCB-OBI-ISO-001 chromosome 21, ASM119413v2, whole genome shotgun sequence, a single window of DNA contains:
- the LOC106878661 gene encoding uncharacterized protein LOC106878661 — MTKMVSSLEKNNDFNFSDKVNSSTSVINRSKNRKSCSDQQQQQQQQQQQQQKSVSSNKRTEKEMQEPSNVHVLILFILFLLFVFFYTGLRVYLRPTKPPITVTVNTFQEYLTEIQQIKYMYFTQTEEFWNILKDNAQQLLMTDKEDTTPAAMMVILPAGEKQLAVCLMDYWSQIMNRLLGSQISDLALEPVVDGSSITSYKPGHQKSIISEQIQQLVANGHKSVAISSWENLHIETLQLLCSICESTNLFYKQVTVVFLLEIPDEEHHIENKSDIHSYLSSIWSHLKNDQVKKLLHVIANNIAFLTPDDTFMGC, encoded by the coding sequence ATGACGAAAATGGTGAGCAGTTTAGAGAAAAATAACGATTTTAATTTCTCAGACAAAGTTAATAGTTCTACTTCGGTGATAAACAGATCCAAGAATAGAAAGAGCTGTtcagaccaacaacaacaacagcaacaacaacaacaacagcaacaaaaatcagtTTCCTCAAACAAAAGAACCGAGAAAGAGATGCAGGAACCAAGCAATGTCCATGTCTTGATCCTCTTCATCCTTTTCcttctgtttgtgtttttttacaCTGGTCTCCGCGTCTACCTTCGACCGACAAAACCCCCAATAACTGTCACTGTGAATACTTTCCAAGAGTACCTCACGGAAATACAACAGATAAAGTACATGTACTTCACTCAAACAGAGGAATTCTGGAACATTCTGAAAGACAATGCACAGCAGCTTCTGATGACCGACAAAGAAGATACAACCCCTGCTGCCATGATGGTGATCCTCCCTGCCGGGGAAAAGCAGTTGGCTGTTTGTCTCATGGATTACTGGTCACAAATCATGAACAGACTTTTGGGCAGCCAAATCTCAGACTTGGCTTTAGAACCGGTTGTGGACGGTTCTAGTATAACATCTTACAAACCCGGACATCAAAAGTCAATAATATCCGAACAGATTCAACAGTTAGTCGCAAATGGTCACAAGTCGGTCGCCATCAGCAGTTGGGAGAATCTGCACATTGAAACGTTGCAGCTCCTGTGCAGTATATGCGAGTCAACGAACTTGTTTTACAAGCAAGTGACAGTGGTATTTCTGCTGGAGATACCAGACGAAGAGCATCACATTGAGAATAAGTCAGACATACATTCTTACCTGTCTTCAATCTGGAGTCATTTGAAAAACGATCAGGTTAAGAAATTACTACATGTGATAGCAAATAATATTGCCTTTTTAACACCAGACGATACTTTCATGGGTTGTTAA